From Streptomyces sp. SAI-135:
TCGGGTTTCCAGCCGGGCGCGGTGACGACGAGTTCGGTGCCCTCGGGCAGGGTCGCGCCGTCGCCGAGCCGGACGGTGACGCCGAGCGCCTCCAACTCGGCGGCCTGCTCACGCGCGCGTGCGTCGTCGCCGTCGTTGACGACCGTGACGTGTGCCCCGCGCGCGTGCAGCACCTTGGCCGCCGGGATACCGGAGACGCCGAGCCCGGCGACGGTGACGCGCTTACCCTGCAGGTCGATCACTTCTCTGCTGCCCATCCCGCGTAGAAGAGACCCAGGCCGACGATCACACAGATGCCCTGGATGATCCAGAAACGGACCACCACGAGGACTTCGGACCAGCCCTTGAGTTCGAAGTGGTGCTGGAGCGGTGCCATGCGGAAGACGCGCTTCCCGGTGAGCCGGAAGGAGCCGACCTGGATGACGACCGACATGGTGATGAGGACGAACAGACCGCCCATGATGGCGACCAGCAGCTCGGTGCGGGACAGGATCGCGAGACCGGTGAGGACACCGCCGAGGGCGAGCGAACCGGTGTCGCCCATGAAGATCTTGGCCGGCGAGGTGTTCCACCACAGGAAGCCGAGACAGGCACCCATCAGCGCGGAGGCGATCACCGCGAGGTCGAGCGGATCGCGCACCTCGTAGCAGGCGTTGGGGTTGGTCAGGGTGCCCGCGTTGGCGCAGGACTCCTGGAACTGCCAGACGCCGATGAACGTGTAGGCGCCGAAGACGAGGACGGAGGCGCCGGTGGCGAGGCCGTCCAGGCCGTCGGTGAGGTTCACGCCGTTCGACATCGCGAGGATCATGAACAGCGCCCAGACCACGAACAGGATCGGGCCGATCTTCCAGCCGAAGTCGGTGATGAACGACAGCTTGGTGGAGGCCGGGGTGTTGCCGCGGGCGTCCGGGAACATCAGCGCGAGCACCGCGAAGCTGATGCCGACGATGAGCTGGCCCGCCATCTTCGCCTTGGCCCGCAGACCCAGCGAGCGCCTCTTGACGATCTTGATGTAGTCGTCGAGGAAGCCGACCAGGCCCATGCCGCACATCAGGCCGAGCACCAGCAGGCCCGAGTAGGTGGGCGGGTAGCCGGTGATGACCTTGGACAGGAAGTAGGCGACGACGGTCGCCAGGATGAAGGCGATACCACCCATCGTGGGCGTACCGCGCTTGCTGGCGTGCTCGCGCGGGCCGTCGTCGCGGATGTACTGGCCGTAACCCTTGCGCGCGAGCAGCTTGATCAGCAGCGGGGTGCCGACCAGGGTCAGAAAGAGGCCGATGACTCCTGAGAACAGGATCTGCTTCATCATCGGGCGGCAACCTCACCCTCGGCGTCGAGCAGCGCCTCGGCGACGCTCTCCAGGCCGACCGAACGGGACGCCTTCACGAGGACGACGTCTCCCGGGCGCAACTCACTGCGCAGCAGGTCGACCGCCGCCTGTGCGTCGGACACGTGCACCGACTCCTCACCCCACGAACCCTCGTTATATGCGCCCAGTTGCAGCCAGGACGCTTCCCTGCCCCCGACCGCGACGAGCTTGCCGACATTGAGCCGGACGGCGAGCCGTCCGACCGCGTCGTGCTCGGCGAGCGCCTCGTCCCCGAGCTCGGCCATCTTGCCGAGCACCGCCCAGGTCCGCCGCCCCTTGCCCATGGCGGCCAGCGCACGCAAGGCGGCCTTCATGGACTCGGGGTTCGCGTTGTAGGCGTCGTTGACGATGGTCACGCCGTCCGGGCGCTCGGTGACCTCCATACGCCAGCGGGAGAGGGAGCCCGCCTCGGAGAGCGCGGTGGCGATCTCGGTTGCGGACATGCCCAGCTCATGGGCGACGGCGGCCGCGGCGAGCGCGTTCGACACGTGGTGCTCACCGTACAGGCGCATGGTCACTTCGCTTGCACCGGAGGGTGTGTGGAGCATGAAGGCGGGCTGTCCGCTGTCCATGAGTCGCACGTTCTCGGCGCGTACGTCCGCTTCGCCGGACTCTCCGAAAAGGAGCACCTTCGCCTTCGTACGGGACGCCATGGCCCGTACGAGAGGATCGTCGGCGTTGAGGATCGCGGCGCCGTCCTCGGGCAGCGCTTCCACGAGTTCGCCCTTGGCCTGCGCGATCTGCTCGCGGCCGCCGAACTCGCCGATGTGGGCGGACCCGACGTTCAGGACGAGGCCGATCCTCGGGGGCGTCAGATCCGTGAGGTAGGCGATGTGGCCGATGCCGCGGGCGCCCATCTCCAGGACGAGGAACCTGGTCTCCTCGGTGGCGGTGAGCGCGGTCAGCGGCAGACCGATCTCGTTGTTGAGCGAGCCGGGCGTGAACACCGTAGGGGCCTTGCGCTGGAGCACCTGCGCGATGAGGTCCTTGGTGCTGGTCTTGCCTGCCGAGCCGGTGAGGGCGACGAGGGTCGCGCCGAGCCGTCGTACGACATGACGCGCGAGGGCGCCGAGGGTCGTCTGGACGTCCTCGACGACGATCGCGGGCACGCCGACGGGGCGTTGGGCCAGCACGGCCACCGCGCCCGCCCGGACGGCCTGGTCGGCGTAGTCGTGGCCGTCGACGCGCTCCCCCACGAAGGCGGCGAACAGACTGCCGTCCCTCACCTGCCGGGAGTCGATGACGACGGGGCCGTGCACCTGCGCCGACGGATCCGGTATGTCGTACGTCTGCCCGCCGACGACTGAGGCGATCTCGGCGAGAGAGAGGGCGATCACAAGTTCATCCCTGGGTCTTCTGGATGGCTTCTCGAAGTACCTGGCGGTCGTCGAAGGGACGGACCACCCCGGCGATGTCCTGGCCCTGCTCGTGGCCCTTGCCCGCGACGAGCACGGTGTCACCGGGCTGCGCGCGGGCGACGGCTGCGGCGATCGCGGCGGCCCGGTCCTCGAAGACCTGGACCTCGCCGCGTTCGTGTGCTGGTACGGACGCCGCGCCCTCGAGCATGGTTGCGAGGATCGCGAGGGGGTCCTCGGAGCGGGGGTTGTCGGAGGTCAGTACGGCGGTGTCGGCGAGGCGGGCCGCGGCCGCGCCCATCGGCCCGCGCTTGGTCCGGTCGCGGTCGCCGCCGCAGCCGAGCACGACGTGCACCTTGCCCTCGGTGACCTTGCGGAGCGCCTTGAGCACCGACTCGACGGCGTCGGTCTTGTGGGCGTAGTCCACGACCGCGAGGTAGGGCTGCCCGGCGTCCACCCGCTCCAGGCGGCCCGGCACCCCCGGCACGGCGGCGACGCCGTCGGCGGCGGTCTGCGGGTCGAGGCCGGCCGCGGCCAGGGCGACGATCGCGGCGAGGGTGTTCGCCACGTTGAAGGGGCCCGCGAGCGGGGACCTGGCGGCGATGCGCTCGCCCTTGGGGCCGACCACGGTGAACGTCGAGTCCATGGGGCCGACTTCGACGTCCTCGGCACGCCAGTCGGCGTCGGGGTGGCCCTCGGCGGAGTAGGTGACGACCGGGACCGTGGCTTCCTTGACGAGCCTGCGGCCGTACTCGTCGTCGAGGTTGACGACGCCGAGACGGCTGCGTTTCGGCGTGAACAGCTGCGCCTTGGCCCGGAAGTAGTCCTCCATGTCGGAGTGGAACTCCATGTGTTCCGGGCTGAGGTTGGTGAAGACGCCGATGTCGAAGACGCAGCCGTCGACCCGGCCGAGGACCAGCGCGTGGCTGGAGACCTCCATGGCGACCGCCTCGACACCGCGCTCGCGCATGACCGCGAACAGGGCCTGGAGGTCGGTGGCTTCGGGCGTGGTCCGCTCGGACTTGATGCGCTCGTCGCCGATGCGCATCTCGACGGTGCCGATCAGGCCGGTGGACCTGACCCCCTTCAGGCCACCCTCGACGAGATAGGGCCGTGGTGGTCTTGCCGGAGGTGCCGGTGATCCCGATCTGGAGCAGGTCCTCGCCGGGGTGGCCGTAGATCGTGGTGGCCAGTTCGCCCATGCGCGCGCGTGGGTCCTCGACGACCAGGACCGGGAGCCCGGTCGCGGCGGCACGCTCGGCGCCCGTCGGGTCGGTCAGCACCGAGACCGCGCCGAGGCCGACGGCCTGGGTGACGAAGTCGGCGCCGTGCAGGCGGGCGCCCGGCAGGGCGGCGTACAGGTCGCCGGGGCGGACCGCACGCGAGTCATGGGTGATGCCCGTGACCTGCGCGTCCTTCAGCGGCGGCTCGGCACCCAGCTGATCGGCGAGCTCCGCGAGGGGTGTGGCGGAGACCTGGACCGGCCGGGGCGGTCCCGGATATGTCACGGGTGCGCCCTTCTGGGTGGTTTGGGACTGATCAGCGTGTGGCACGGCGGTGAGCGTACCGGGCGCACCCGCCTCGGAGCGAAGCGAGGGGCGGGGCACGCCCTGGTTGCCGGGATCGGAGGTGATCGTCGTCACGAGGTGGTTCCTGGTGGCCTTTCCGAGGTACTGGCAGGGTGCTGACGCGGTGCTTGTGCCCTGCCGGTCAGGGCGTGTAGGTCACGGGCAGCTTCGCCGCCTTCGCCCCGGTGGGCGGGACCTGGAGGGTCTTCAGCGCGAACTCCATGACCTGCTTGTAGACGGGTCCGCAGATCTGGCCGCCGAAATAGCTGCCGCTGGTGGCGTTCTGGATGGCGCAGTAGACGGTGATCCGCGGCTTGTCGGCCGGCGCGAAGCCGGCGAACGACGAGGTGTAGCCCTTGTACATGCCGGTGGCCGGATCCACGCGGTTGGCGGTGCCCGTCTTGCCCGCGACCCGGTAGCCGGGGATGCGCGCCTTGGTGCCGGTGCCCTCCTGGTCGTCCACGACGGATTCCAGCATCTGGGCCAGCGTCCTGGCCGTCTTGGCGCTGACGACCCTTGTCTCCTTTGGCTTCGCGGCCGGCGTGAAGCGTCCGTCGGGCCCCTTGGTGCCGCGCACGAGCGTGGGTTCGATACGGACACCGCCGTTGGCGATGGTCGAGTAGACGGACGCGGCCTGCATGGCGTTGAGGGACACGCCCTGGCCGAAAGGGATCGTGTACTGCTGCGAGGTCGACCAGTCCGCGGGCTTGGCGAGGATGCCCGGGGTCTCGCCCGGGAAGTCGAGCCCGGAGTACCGGCCGAGGCCGAACTTGCGCAGGTAGGAGTAGAGGACCTGGTTGGCCTGCGCCTGCGTCTTGCCGAGCTGGCCGGTCGCGAGGATGGTGCCGATGTTGCTGGACTTGGCGAGCACGCCGTTGAGCGTGAGGTACCAGGTCTCGTGGTCGATGTCGTCCTTGAAGAGCCGGTCGCCGCGGTGCAGCCGGTTGGGCACGATCACATGCGTGAGCGGGGTGGCGACGCCCTGTTCCAGTACGGCCGCCATCGACATGATCTTGGCGGTGGAGCCCGGCTCGTAGGCGTCCTGGAGGGCCGCGTTGCCCATGTTCACCGAGCTCGCCCTGGACAGGTCGTTGGGGTCGAAGCCGGGCGAGTTGGCCATGGCGAGGACCTGGCCGGTCCGTGTGTCCTGCACTATCACGTACCCGCGGTCCGCCTTGGACTTCTTCACCTGGTCGGTGATGGCCTGCTGGGCGGCCCACTGGATGTCGCGGTCGATGGTGAGCTCGACGTCGCTGCCGGGCACCGCGGGGGTCTCGGTGGAGCCCACGGTGGGCACCTGGCGGCCACCGGACTGGGCGTAGCGGACCTTGCCGTCCTTGCCGGCCAGCAGGGAGTTCAGCTGCTGCTCGACACCGCCGCCGCCCTTGCCGTCGGCGTTGACCCAGCCCAGTATCCCGGCGGCGAGGTCGCCGTTCGGGTACACCCGCTTGGTCGTCGGCACGGACAGGACCCCGGCGAGGACGTTGGCCGTGCCCGGGTCGGTCTCGCTCTTGGTGGCGAGCGCGGACTTCAGGTCCTTGATCTGCTTCCAGACCTGCGGGGTCTGCCGGTTGGCGAGCAGGACGTAACGGAGCTTCTTGTCCTTGGGCCGCAGCTTCTTGACGATCGCCTCCTGCTCCTGCCCCAGGATCGGGGCGAGCAGGGCGGCGGCCTGCTCGGGACCGTCGTCGATCTTGAGCTGCTTGCGCGTGAAGAGCGTGGGGTCGGCCGTGATGTCGTAGGCGTCCTCGCTGGTCGCGAGGGCCACGCCGTCGCGGTCGGTGATCCCGCCGCGCTCGGCGGCGAGCGTGTAGCCGACGTACCGGTTCTGCTCGGCCTTGGCGGCGTACGTGCTCGCGTCGACGGCCTGCACCTGGAGCAGCCGTACGACGAAGGCGGCCAACACCAGCGTCAGCGCGAGGCCGACCAGGCGCAGCCGGGGGCGGGGGCTGCCCAGGCGGATGGTCTTGGGGGCCGCCTGGCGGGGCGCGGACGGGCGGCGGGCCGGGCGGGCGCCGGGGCCCGGACGCGGACGGCCCACGGGGCGGGCGGAGCGCTCGGGGTGCGCGGGTCCCGGCACCCGGCGGCGCGGTGGTTGCCTGCCGAAGTCGTCGGACACTTCCGTCACCTGCCGGGGGTCGGGGTTGTGGGGAGCGGGACGTCCGCGGGGGCGGTCCCGGGAGCCGGTACGACGGTCTCGGGGGCCGGTACGACGTCCGCGGGGGCCTGGCCGACGGTCTGGGCCGGGGTGGGGTCGGCCGGGGGTGTCGCGGCGGCCGCGCCGTCGATCACCTCGGGCGCGAGGACGAGCGGCATCCGGTAGGAGAGCGGTTCGGCCTCGCCCGCGGGGGACGGGACGCCCTTGACGGTGCCGTCGGGGTCGAGGAAGGCCGGGTCGCCGCCGGGCACCATGCCGAGTTCGCGGGCGCGGCGCACCAGGGCGTCGGGGGCGGAGTAGGCGTCGATGTCCCGCTGCAGGGCCTGCTGCTCGTCGGTGAGGCTCTTGGTGTCCTTCTGGAGGTCGGTGAGCTTGAACGACCCTTCGCTCAGCGCCGAGTTCAGCACCAGCAGCCCGATGAGGCCGCCGCCGAGGAGGAGGACCACGAGGAGCACGAAGGGGGTGCGGGCCGCCTGTCCGGGGCTCGCCGTGCCGGGGAGGAGACGCGCGAGACGGGCTGCCCGCCCTCTCAGTTCGGGTTTCCTGCTCACACACCCTCCAGTGAGTCCGGTTTCCCAGCCCTCTGACGCGGCTCAGGCACTTCACACTTCACTCGATGGACTCCCTGATGCGCTCGGCGCCCCTGCAACGCGCCGGTGCGGCCCGCCGGTTCTCGGCGATCTCTTCCTCGGTGGGAAGTTCGGCACCGCGCGTGAGCAGCTTGAGCCGGGGCTGGTACTGCTCGGGGACGACGGGCAGCCCGGGCGGGGCGGTGTTGGCGGCGCCGGCCGCGAAGACCTGCTTGACCAGGCGGTCCTCCAGCGAGTGGTACGACAGCACCACGATCCGGCCGCCCACCGCGAGTGCCTCCACCGCGGCCGGGATCGCCCGTTCCAGGACGGAGAGCTCGCCGTTGACCTCGATGCGCAGGGCCTGGAAGGTGCGCTTGGCCGGGTTGCCGCCGGTGCGCTTGGCGGCCTGCGGCAGGGAGTCCCGGATCAGCTCGACGAGCCGCGCGCTGTTCGTGAACGGCTCCTTGTCGCGCTCGCGCACGATCGCGGACACGATCCGCTTGGCCTGCTTCTCCTCGCCGTAGGCCCGGAGGATCCGGACGAGTTCGCCCGCCGGGTAGGTGTTGAGGACCTCTGCCGCGCTCATGCCGGTCGTCTGGTCCATGCGCATGTCGAGCGGCGCGTCCTGGGCGTAGGCGAAGCCCCGGTCGGCCTCGTCGAGCTGCATGGAGGAGACGCCGAGGTCGAACAGGACGCCCTGCACGCGCGCGATGCCGAGCCGGTCGAGGACGTCGGGGAGCTCGTCGTAGACCGCGTGGACCAGGGTGGCGCGCTCGCCGAAGGGGGCGAGCCGCTCGCCGGACAGGCGCAGGGCCTCCTTGTCGCGGTCCAGGGCGACGAGCCGGGCCTCGGGGAAGCGCCGGAGGAGGGCCTCGCTGTGGCCGCCGAGCCCGAGCGTGCAGTCGACGACCACCGACCCGGGCCGCTCCAGCGCGGGGGCCAACAGGTCCAGGCACCGCTGGAGCATCACCGGGACGTGTCGACTCTGGCTCAAGGGGCCCTCTCAGGTCCGGCGCGGGCCGTACGCACCGCCGGGTCCCCGCCCGCTCATGAAGGGGAGGCCTGCCGGCGCCGAAAGCGTCAGCCGACCGGGAGCGGGAGGAGGCCGAGCCGTACGTACGCGCCGCGCACGTGGGGAGACCGTCCGAGCGCGAGCCGGGGCCTCCGGGAAATGTCAGCAGGGAAGCCTCGCCTCCCGCTTCGCGTCACTTTAGTCCACGGTGTCTCGCGGTCAATCAACCGGCCTGCGCGTCGCGCACCGGCGCGAACTCGACGCTCGAAAAGGACGGAAAACACCCGTTCGGGCGCACCCGGACCTCTTGTGGGGTACCTCACACAGAAGGCGTGATGACGCTCTTTTTCCCTTCTCACCGCAGGACCACGACGGCGGTGACCAGTACCGTCATGGTTATGACGACTTCCGCATCCGTTCCCACCGAAGGCGCCATATCCCGCGACGGCGGTGTGACCGACCGTCTGGTCAACGCCAACGAGCGGTACGCCGCCGCGTTCACCGACCCCGGCATGGACGCCCGCCCGGTCCTGCACGTCGCCGTCGTGGCCTGCATGGACGCCCGTCTCGACCTGCACGCCGCGCTCGGCCTGGAGCTCGGCGACTGCCACACCATCCGCAACGCGGGCGGCGTGGTCACCGACGACGTGATCCGCTCGCTCACCATCAGCCAGCGCAAGCTCGGCACGCGCAGCATCGTGCTCATCCACCACACGGGCTGCGGTCTGGAGGCGATCACCGAGGACTTCCGCAACGAGCTGGAGATGGAGGTCGGCCAGCGTCCCGCGTGGGCCGTGGAGGCCTTCCGTGACGTCGACCAGGACGTACGGCAGTCCATGCAGCGGGTGCGCACCTCGCCGTTCCTGCTGCACACCGACGACGTCCGCGGGTTCGTGTTCGACGTGAAGACGGGTCTGCTGCGGGAGATCGACCCCGCGTAAGGGTCGCCGTAGCTGTCGTTTCGCTGTTGATTTCAGCCCTCAGGGCGCCCAAACCACCGCAAGACCCGACATAGTGCAGCCAGTTGTCCACAGTCGAGTGACACGAATCGGTAACGGCAGCAAGAATGCGGGTGTGGCGTCACGCGGAACTTCTCACGCGTGGTGTCCGTGATTCGGGGTGGGCCGGTTACGCATCACAGAGCGTCGGCCCGGAAAGTTTCGGGCCGAGGAGGGCCGGGTGACCACCTATGACGATCGAGCGAGCCTCACTGATCTGACCGCCGTTGTCGAGCGGGTACGCAGTTCGGTGGAGGGCGTGATCGAGGGGAAGCCCGAGGTCGTACGGCTTTCGCTGACCGTGCTGCTCGCCGAGGGGCATCTTCTGATCGAGGATGTCCCCGGCGTCGGCAAGACCATGCTGGCCAAGGCGCTGGCGCGGTCCATCGACTGCTCGGTGCGCCGCATCCAGTTCACACCCGACCTGCTGCCCTCGGACATCACGGGCGTGTCCATCTGGGACCAGCAGCGCCGGGACTTCGAGTTCAAACCGGGCGCGATCTTCGCCCAGATCGTGATCGGCGACGAGATCAACCGTGCCTCGCCGAAGACCCAGTCGGCGCTCCTGGAGTCGATGGAGGAGCGCCAGGTCACCATCGACGGACAGACCTACGAGCTGCCCAGCCCCTTCATGGTGGTCGCCACGCAGAACCCGGTCGAGATGGAGGGCACCTACCCGCTGCCCGAGGCACAGCGCGACCGTTTCATGGCCCGGGTCTCGGTGGGCTACCCCAGCGTCGAGGCGGAGCTGCAGATGCTCGACGTCCACGGCGGGGTGAGCCCCCTGGAGGACCTTCAGCCAGTGGCCCACGCGCACGACGTCGTGAAGCTCATCGAGGCAGTCCGCGGCGTCCACGTCGCCGAAACGGTCCGGCGGTACGCCGTCGACCTGGTCTCCGCCACGCGCACCCACCCCGATCTCAGACTCGGCGCCTCCCCGCGCGCGACGCTGCACCTGCTGCGCGCCGCCAAGGCCTCCGCCGCCCTCTCCGGCCGCGAGTTCGCGCTGCCGGACGACGTGCAGGCGCTCGCCGTGGCCGTCCTCGCCCACCGTCTGCTGCCCACCGCCCAGGCCCAGCTGAACCGGCGCACCGCGGAGCAGGTCGTGCAGGAGATCCTCCAGCGCACCCCGGTCCCCGCCGCGCCCCAGCAGGGCGGGATCGGCGGGATCGGCCGTACCGCGCCCGCGTATCCGCAGCAGCCGCCGCGGAGCCTGTGATGTCCACCGGGGTGCCCTCGGCCGGCGGCCCCGAGGCCGATCGGGGCGACAAGGGCGGGGTGCGCACGGCACTGGCCGGTCTGACCACCCGCGGCCGCTCCTTCTTCGCGGCTGGCATCGCCGCGGCCGTCTGCGCCTACGTCCTCGGCCAGAGCGACCTGCTGCGGGTCGGACTGCTGCTCGCCGTGCTGCCCCTGGTCTGCGCCACCGTGCTCTACCGCACCCGCTACCGGGTCGCGGGCAGCCGCAGGCTCTCCCCCGCGCGCGTTCCTGCCGGCAGCGAGGCCCGGGTCCATCTGCGCATGGACAACGTCTCCCGGCTGCCCACCGGCCTGCTGATGCTCCAGGACCGGGTCCCCTACGTCCTCGGCCCGCGCCCCCGCTTCGTGCTCGACCGCGTCGAGCCGGGCGGCCGCCGCGAGGTCTCCTACCGGGTCCGCTCCGACCTGCGCGGCCGCTACCCGCTGGGCCCGCTCCAGCTGCGCCTGACCGACCCGTTCGGCATGTGCGAGCTGACCCGCTCCTTCTCGACGTACGACACCCTGACCGTGATCCCGCATGTGGAAGCGCTGCCGCCGGTGCGGCTGAGCGGCGAGGCCAAGGGGTACGGCGACGGACGGCAGCGCTCGCTGGCCCTGGCCGGCGAGGACGACGTGATCCCGCGCGGCTACCGCTACGGCGACGACCTGCGCCGGGTCCACTGGCGCTCCACCGCCCGCTACGGCGAGCTGATGGTCCGCCGCGAGGAGCAGCCCCAGCGCGCCCGCTGCACAGTCCTTCTGGACACCCGGGGTCTCGCCTTCGCGGGCGCGGGCCCGGACTCGGCCTTCGAGTGGGCCGTCTCGGGGGCCGCCTCCGTCCTGGTCCACATGCTCGAACGGGGCTTTTCCGTGAGGCTGCTGACGGACACCGGCAACTCCGTGCCCGGTGAGGGAGCCGACGGCTTCGCGGGCACGAGCCAGGGCACGGCGGACGCCGCCGGGCTGATGATGGACACGCTCGCGGTGATCGACCACTCCGACGGCACGGGCCTGTCGCGCGCCTACGAGGTGCTGCGCCGCGGGAACGAGGGACTGCTGGTGGCCTTCTTCGGCGACTTGGACGAGGAGCAGGCCGCGGTGGTCGCCAAGATGCGGCGGCGCAGCGGCGGCGCGCTCGCGTTCGTGCTCGACAGCGAGCGCTGGGTGCGGGAACCCTCCGAGGTGTCCCGGCCGTTGGAGGAGCGCGAGGAGCGGCTGCGGATGCTGCGCGAGGCGGGCTGGACGGCACTGGGCGTGCCGCGGGGCGCCTCGCTGGAGGCGCTGTGGCGTCTCGCGGACCGCGAGCGCACGGGCGTCGGTACGGCCGGCGCCGGGGAGGCATCGTGATGAGCGGGCGGGGACGACTGGCGCTGTGCGCGTGGGCGGCCACGCTGATGGCCGCGTGCGCCCTGCTGCCGCTGGTCGAGCCGGTCACCTGGATCGTGCAGGCCGCCTTCCTGCTCGGGGTGCAGACGGTCGTGGGCGCGGCGACCAGGCGGATTCCGCTGGCCCGTCCGCTGACGGTGGCGGCCCAGGCGCTCGTCACGCTGGTCATGCTGACCCTGATCTTCGCCCGCGAGCAGGCGTTCCTGGGGCTGATCCCCGGTCCGGACGCCGTCGTGCACTTCGGGGACCTGCTCCAGCAGGGCGGCGACGACATCGCGCGGTACGCGATCCCGGCGCCGCTGGCCTCCGAGGGCATCAAGCTGATGGTCTTCGGCGGGGTCCTGATCGTCGGACTGGTGGTGGACACCCTCGCGGTGACCTTCCGCAGCGCGGCCCCGGCGGGCCTGCCGCTGCTCGCGCTGTACTCCGTCGCCGCGGGGCTGTCCGAGGGCCACGGCGACTGGTTCTGGTTCCTGGTCGCGGCGATCGGCTATCTGCTGCTGCTCCTGGCCGAGGGGCGCGACCGGCTGTCGCAGTGGGGACGTGTCTTCGGCGGGGGGCCACGCTCGCCGGGCGCCGACTCCGGGCCGGTGGCGCCGGTGCGCACCGGCCGGCGGATCGGCGTGGCGAGCCTCGGCATCGCGCTGGTGGTGTCGGCCACCCTGCCCTCGATGAACGGCGGCCTCTTGGACGCCACCGGGGCGGGCGTGGGCGCGGGGAACGGCAGCGGCGGCACGATCTCCGCGGTGAACCCGCTGCTCTCGCTCCGCGACAGCCTGAACGTGGACGAGGACCGCCAGGTCCTGTCCGTACGGACGCAGAGCAACGACACCTCCAGCCTGTATCTGCGGATCGTCTCCCTGGACGACTTCGACGGCCGGACCTGGAAGCCCTCCAAGCGGTCCATCGGCGCCGTGCCGAAGGACTTCCCCACCCCCATCGGCCTCGGCTCCGACGTCAAGCGCACGGAGATCGAGACGACCATCTCAGCGGCGAACTGGTACGAGCAGAGCTATCTGCCGATGCCCTACCCGCCCAGTGGTGTCCAGGTCCGCGGCAACTGGCGCTACGAGCCCGAGGGCATGGCGCTCGTCGGCGACCACGGGCAGAACACGCGCGGGCTGACGTACGACGTGAAGAGCCTGGACGTGGAGCCGACGGCCGAGCAGCTCGCCGCGGCGCCGGCCGCCCCGCCGGCCATCGAGCGCGAGTACACCGAGCTGCCCGACTCGCTGCCCGGGGTGGTGGCCAAGACCGCCCGCGAGGTCACCGGGGGCGCCAAGAACCCCTACGAGCAGGCGGTCGACCTCCAGGACTACTTCGCGGTGAACGGCGGCTTCGAGTACGACACCGAGGTGGAGGTCGGCGACGGGCCCAACGCGATCGCCAACTTCCTGCGGGACAAGCAGGGCTTCTGCGTCCACTTCTCCTTCGCCATGGCGGCGATGGCCCGCTCCCTGGGCATTCCGGCCCGGGTCGCGGTGGGCTTCGCACCCGGCACCCCGCA
This genomic window contains:
- a CDS encoding DUF58 domain-containing protein — its product is MSTGVPSAGGPEADRGDKGGVRTALAGLTTRGRSFFAAGIAAAVCAYVLGQSDLLRVGLLLAVLPLVCATVLYRTRYRVAGSRRLSPARVPAGSEARVHLRMDNVSRLPTGLLMLQDRVPYVLGPRPRFVLDRVEPGGRREVSYRVRSDLRGRYPLGPLQLRLTDPFGMCELTRSFSTYDTLTVIPHVEALPPVRLSGEAKGYGDGRQRSLALAGEDDVIPRGYRYGDDLRRVHWRSTARYGELMVRREEQPQRARCTVLLDTRGLAFAGAGPDSAFEWAVSGAASVLVHMLERGFSVRLLTDTGNSVPGEGADGFAGTSQGTADAAGLMMDTLAVIDHSDGTGLSRAYEVLRRGNEGLLVAFFGDLDEEQAAVVAKMRRRSGGALAFVLDSERWVREPSEVSRPLEEREERLRMLREAGWTALGVPRGASLEALWRLADRERTGVGTAGAGEAS
- a CDS encoding DUF3488 and transglutaminase-like domain-containing protein; its protein translation is MSGRGRLALCAWAATLMAACALLPLVEPVTWIVQAAFLLGVQTVVGAATRRIPLARPLTVAAQALVTLVMLTLIFAREQAFLGLIPGPDAVVHFGDLLQQGGDDIARYAIPAPLASEGIKLMVFGGVLIVGLVVDTLAVTFRSAAPAGLPLLALYSVAAGLSEGHGDWFWFLVAAIGYLLLLLAEGRDRLSQWGRVFGGGPRSPGADSGPVAPVRTGRRIGVASLGIALVVSATLPSMNGGLLDATGAGVGAGNGSGGTISAVNPLLSLRDSLNVDEDRQVLSVRTQSNDTSSLYLRIVSLDDFDGRTWKPSKRSIGAVPKDFPTPIGLGSDVKRTEIETTISAANWYEQSYLPMPYPPSGVQVRGNWRYEPEGMALVGDHGQNTRGLTYDVKSLDVEPTAEQLAAAPAAPPAIEREYTELPDSLPGVVAKTAREVTGGAKNPYEQAVDLQDYFAVNGGFEYDTEVEVGDGPNAIANFLRDKQGFCVHFSFAMAAMARSLGIPARVAVGFAPGTPQADGTVSVGLKDAHAWPELYFEGVGWTRFEPTPTRGTVPPYTVPDATGSVDPGVARPSAGSSTAPSASPSASESCSAQLRKLEACDSASPAAAAAKGGGGPWWTVQGQWWYLKLLFWVFAGLLVLLIPSAPMLLRLRTRSVRLGGHGRSDAGAAAHTLAAWQELTDTAWDFGILPDDSQTPRMAAARIVRLGHLDATAAASVHRVADAVEQVLYAPRPRLTAGLAQDVHRVIAGLRGSVSRGTRARALIAPRSTARLVWAVSEGWAGIRTRVAAARPTLRKPSGQEG